The Microvirga lotononidis region TTTGCGTCCAGCTTGAACTTCGTCAGCTTGTCGCCCGTGTTGCTGAGCACCTTGATTTCGTACTGCCCGCCGCCATCCTTGACCTCGAACTCGGCTTCCGTCGCTCGGCCCTGACCTTGCTTTTCGGCCGCCTCGACCGCTTGGCTGAGAGAGACCTTCGCGCTTCGCGCAGCCTGAAACTTGTTTGAATCGCGGGTCACTCCGGCGGGAGCACCAGCAGCTGGGGCAGGAGGCGTTTGAGCAAAAGCAAGAGAGGTGGTCAGCGCCAGCGCGCTTCCGGCGAGGACGAGTTTCAGCATGAACAGCTCCTGTGTTGTTGTCTAGCTTGGCAACAACGCAGCTGTGCTTTGTGGGTTCATCCAAACTTCATCCTGCACCGCATCTTTTTCGGCAGACGGCCCGCATCAAATCGGCGCTGTCTCACGTCGTCCTCGCTTCTGCTCATCGAGATTGATATCCGCAATGAGTTTGGCATCCGCATTACGGGTTGATGCAGTCAGAGGTCGATCTGGCGCTAGATTTCGGCCGCACGCTCGTCGACGATCGCCTCGGGAGCGACACAGCCGCGGAACCGCATAGATGAACAGGTACTCGCGGTTTTCGATACGCCGCTCATCTGAACAGCAGCCTAACCGCATCGGAGTACCGGCAACACGCCGACGAGTGTCGGGCCCTCGCCAAGCCGTGCCCAACGGGGAGCCACGCATCCAGCTTCTGGAGAGGGTGAGGACGTAGGACCGACTGGCGGACGATCGCGACGCTGAGATCCAGAAGCGTTCCGAATAAAAGTCAGGAACAGCGCAACAGGAACAACTAGGCGCCGCCGCTTTCTCCTACGTACAAAGTGAGACGCAGACCGCGCGCCGTGAAAGATTATCGTAGTCGGAAGCCCGGCCGATCGACCTCGTCTGTTGCCCTCAGCCGACCACCGCCTCGGTAGCGGCACATGGAGATTATGTGCGGATGCGCGACACAATAGAAAGGGCGGCTCAACGGCCGCCCTTTTTCGTGCAGAGACGGGTTAACGAACCACCTGAACGATCCGGCGCGTGCCCGGTTCGACGAGCACAGGAGTATCGTTGACGACCGTATAGCGGTAGCCCTTCACCCCATACTCTGCTGGCACCTCATAGTAGGTCACACCTGCCTCCGGCAGAACCGCGCCGACGCGCACTTCTTCCTGATAGCGGTAGGAGGGGGCACTCTGGGTGACGACATACTGCCGGAACTGAGGCTGCTGCTGGTCAGCGATACCGCCAACAATGGCGCCGCCGACGGCTCCTACGACAGCTCCGACCGGACCACCGACAATTGCGCCGCCAACAGCCCCTGTCGTTGCGCCTGCCGCGGCACCGCCCGACTGAGCAGAGGCGCCGATTGGCGCCATGACCGCAGCGACTGCGCCCGCAAGAAGAAGCTTCTTTAACATATCAGGTTACTCCAATAGCCGATGCTAAGCCTTAACCCGCTTGAAGCATGACAGTTCCGGCACAATCGGAGATGACCGGCATAGTGACACGTCTGCAACTCACTGCGCATCGGTGGTCAGGCTTTACGCAGTCGCGGTGCCGCCCGTTGATGAGGGCACGGCTTCCATGTCCGACCTGCTGCACCAGCACTTGCGGCTGGCCGGCAACAGCAACCTGCGCTCGTTTGCCGTCGTGTCCGCTTCTGCCGGCGTATCGGCGATCGGACCCATTGGTCGTGCGAGCAGACCGATATGGCGTTGCTCATCGGAAAGCTCACCGTCCTCATTCATGACCGGATGGTCGATCGCAACTAAGAGGCTGGTGAGCAATTATCTTTCTTTCCGCGTGAGGCGGCGCAGCAAAATGCGGCTCATCGCAAGATAAAGCAGCATCTCGCCGGTCTCGACTAGGCGTTCGTAGTCCTTGGCGAGGCGGCGGTTGGTGGTCAACCAGGCGATGGTCCGCTCAACGATCCATCTGCGTGCGAGCACGTGAAAGCCACTCGGCCGTGTTGGGGGCTCCGCGTCGGCCCGCATCCAGACGCCACCGCTCCACCAGTGTTGCGGAATGGATAGCTTCCATCCGAGCGCTCTGCACAGCCAATCCTTCAACCCTCGATAAGCCGTGTCCGCCCACATGAGCTCGATAACCGGGAAGAGATGCTCTAAACCCTCCAACAGGAGCTCGGCGCCCGCGCGGTCATGGATGTCGGCCGGATGCACCTTGTTCTTCAGCAGCGTTCCTTGCGTATCAACGAGCAAGTGACGCTTGCGGCCCTTGATCTTTTTGCCACCATCGTACCCACGTGGTCCACCCATCTCAGTGGTTTTGACCGACTGACTGTCGATGATCGCCGCTGTCGGCTGAGGAGCCCGGCCAATCATGCGGCGATAACTCTCGCGCAGCACTCGCGTGACCTGCTCCCACGTCCCGTTCTCGCGCCACTGGGCATAGTGATAGAACACGGCGTAACGCGGAGGGTATTCGTGCGGTAGCAGCCGCCACTGGGCGCCGGTGCGCAGCAGATAGAAGATGGCGTCGGTGATGCGTCGGAGCGGATAAGTCTGCCGTCGCCCGGCGGGATGGCTGCGGGTTATCAGCGGCTCCAGCAGCGCCCATTCCGCATCAGTGAGATCGCTGGCGTAGGAACTGACATCCATGGCACGGGCTCCTCAAACGTGAAACAGCCCGCATCCGCCTCCGCGGCCCAGCACCAAACCTATTCTGAATCAACCACTTGGCTCGAGCAATAAAATTGCTCACCAGCCTCTAATACCCAGCCAGGGAATTGCTGACTCGGATTTGCGTCGGGGCGCCTGACGTGATTCACTGCGGAGCGGGGGCGTTGTTGAGGGGATCAGCATGGCTGCCCTCCGGATCCGCCAGGACTACTCACCATCCGACTTACGCCAACGGGCTGCTCGTGAGAGGGACACCCGGGCCAGCCTGCGGTTGCTGGCCATTGCCAATGCGCTTGAGGGCATGACCCGAACGGAGGCCGCCCGCCTGGCCGGCATGGAACGTCAGGCTCTGCACGATGCCATCCTGCGCTTCAATGCCGAGGGACCGGACGGTCTGCATGACCGCCATCGTTCCGGTCGCCCGGAGCAGCTCAGCCCTGGTCAGCAGGCCGCTCTCAAGGCCCACATCCTGCACGGGCCGGAGCCCGAGCGCGATGGGGTGAGCGCCTGGCGTCTGGTCGATCTGTGCGAGTACGTCGAGCGGACGTATGGCGTGAGCTACAGTGAGTGGGGGCTCTCGTGCCTGCTCAAGCGGCTGGACCTGTCACGGCAGAAGACCCGGCCCTCGCACCCGAAAGGCAATCCGGCCGCCCAGGCGGCGTTCAAAAAAGGAGCTGCCCTCAGCGCTGCAGGCCGTCGCGGCAGAGCATCCTGAGGCGCGTCTTCAGCTCTGGTGCCAGGACGAAGCGCGCTTTGGCCAGAAGGGCCGGACCACCCGCGTTTGGTACGAGCGTGGGGTACGTCCGCCCGGCGTGGTCGATCAGCGCTTCGAGAGCTTGTACCTGTTTGCCGCCTGCCGTCCCGGCACGGACGAGACCTTCGCGTTGGCTCTGCCGCGGGTGAACACCGACGCGATGATGATCTTTCTGGAGCAGTTTGCCCGGCAGCTCGAACCCGGCGTACATGCAGTGCTCGTGCTGGATCAGGCTGGCTGGCACGACGCGCGGGCCTTGCACGTGCCAGAGACGATCACGCTGTTGCCTTTGCCGCCGGCGTCACCCCAGCTGAACCCGGTGGAGCGGGTCTGGCTCTACCTGCGTGAGCGCTATCTCTCGCATCGGATGCTCGACGATTATGAAGCCGTGTTGGACGCGGTCTGCCGCGCCTGGAACCGGCTCCTCGACGAGACAGGCCGTCTCACAACATTGACGGCCTACCCGTATCTCACTGCGTCAGGAATTCCATGAGCGGGTATTACCCAGTACGTAGCTCCAAATGAGCGATCCTGTTCTAGTTGCAGTGACTTTGATGGCTTCTCAATGCGCCGACGCAGTGCAGGGGTAACACTCGGGTGCCCAGAGAGCGAGTAGTCGAGCGGCACTTTCGAAGGGCGATTTAGCCTTTAGATGTTATACTCCGCCAATACCCTCCACTGCCTGCGCTGGCCGATTGGCAAAGCCTTGACCGAGATCCTACTAGATGAATTCGATCGCGAATGAGCGGAGCTCCCGGGTAGGTCCTTGTACACTTCGAAGACCTTGCTCGCCTAAATGAGTTCCTTGAGGATGAGGCTCTTCAGCGACACATTGCTTGTTCTCATCCACGCTCGCGAGCATGAGTCATGGGTGCTACTGAGACTCAGAACGTCACTCCATGAATCTTCAATTGAGGGTAACTCCAAGTTTGATCGGAGCTCTATTGAGCGCGGGCCATCCAGGTACTACCGGAAGCTGTCTCTACCTGCGGCACGAAATCTTGGTGAAGTATGTCAAGCGAAAATCGGAACGTGGGCTACGTATCGTCCTCCCCGAGTCGAGATCCCATAGCCAATTGCGAACAAAATCATCGTCACTGAAATCTTTTACATCAACTGATTGGTCGAGCGTCGCCGGCTTGAGACCCTGCAGAGCGCAGAAAGCTCGTTGGCTGCGCTGTTCGTCACATCGATCGTTCCCGCAGGCTGCATAAAGGATAGAGATGCGGGGGGAGCCAGGGGTCCTGGCG contains the following coding sequences:
- a CDS encoding PepSY domain-containing protein, giving the protein MLKLVLAGSALALTTSLAFAQTPPAPAAGAPAGVTRDSNKFQAARSAKVSLSQAVEAAEKQGQGRATEAEFEVKDGGGQYEIKVLSNTGDKLTKFKLDANSGQVVETENQPFERYFTRLKPADFQSAKVSLKDAIAAAEQRVGGKATDAEVEREGNAVQYEIDVATADKTQEIKVDANGQVVAKD
- a CDS encoding IS630 family transposase; the protein is MQAVAAEHPEARLQLWCQDEARFGQKGRTTRVWYERGVRPPGVVDQRFESLYLFAACRPGTDETFALALPRVNTDAMMIFLEQFARQLEPGVHAVLVLDQAGWHDARALHVPETITLLPLPPASPQLNPVERVWLYLRERYLSHRMLDDYEAVLDAVCRAWNRLLDETGRLTTLTAYPYLTASGIP
- a CDS encoding IS5 family transposase; translation: MDVSSYASDLTDAEWALLEPLITRSHPAGRRQTYPLRRITDAIFYLLRTGAQWRLLPHEYPPRYAVFYHYAQWRENGTWEQVTRVLRESYRRMIGRAPQPTAAIIDSQSVKTTEMGGPRGYDGGKKIKGRKRHLLVDTQGTLLKNKVHPADIHDRAGAELLLEGLEHLFPVIELMWADTAYRGLKDWLCRALGWKLSIPQHWWSGGVWMRADAEPPTRPSGFHVLARRWIVERTIAWLTTNRRLAKDYERLVETGEMLLYLAMSRILLRRLTRKER
- a CDS encoding DUF1236 domain-containing protein, which translates into the protein MLKKLLLAGAVAAVMAPIGASAQSGGAAAGATTGAVGGAIVGGPVGAVVGAVGGAIVGGIADQQQPQFRQYVVTQSAPSYRYQEEVRVGAVLPEAGVTYYEVPAEYGVKGYRYTVVNDTPVLVEPGTRRIVQVVR
- a CDS encoding winged helix-turn-helix domain-containing protein, with amino-acid sequence MAALRIRQDYSPSDLRQRAARERDTRASLRLLAIANALEGMTRTEAARLAGMERQALHDAILRFNAEGPDGLHDRHRSGRPEQLSPGQQAALKAHILHGPEPERDGVSAWRLVDLCEYVERTYGVSYSEWGLSCLLKRLDLSRQKTRPSHPKGNPAAQAAFKKGAALSAAGRRGRAS